The segment ATCGACTGGAAGTAGGTCGGGTGCTTGGTCTCCGGATACAGGTGGATCGTGCGGCCGACCTGCGCGGACATCTGCTTCGCGAGCGCGACGATCTCGTCGAAGGTCGGAATCTCGTACTGGTCGTTGTACGCGGTGTTCGCCGGACGGAACTTCGGAATGCGCTCGCGTGCGCGCAGCGTCTTCAGCTCGGCGAGCGTGAAGTCCTCGGTGAACCAGCCGGTCAGCTGCACGCCGTCGATCGTCTTGGTCGCCTTGCGGCTCGCGAACTGCGGCAGCGTCGACACGTTGGTCGTGCCGGAGATCTCGTTCTCGTGGCGCGCGACGAGCACGCCGTCGCGGGTCGAGACGAGGTCGGGCTCGATCACGTCGGCGCCGTCCTCGATCGCCTTGCGGTACGACGCGAGCGTGTGCTCGGGGCGCAGCGCGCTCGCGCCGCGATGGCCGACCACCTGCACCTTGGCGGAGAGCGGCTGCGTGGGGTCCCGCGTGATTTCGTCGCCGCCGCAGCCGGCGAGCACGAACGTGGCGGCGCAGGCGACGGGGACGCAGCGGAGGGCGAACGAGCGCTTGAAAAACATGTCGGTGAACCTTCGGAATGGAAATTGGAAATGACGGATGTCGGGGCGCCCTGCGCGCGACGTGCGCGGGCGTGTAAACGATGCCGAACGGGACGCGATCGTCTCATCGGATCATTACATCTATATTACCTGCTGCTTTCTGGTAGATTCGCGCCGCGCCAGCCAGTCCGTGGGCAAGTCTTGCGCCGGATGCACTAAACTTGCGGGACTTTTGCATCGCCGGGCCGGGCGGACCGCCGGCCGGGCCGGGCGATGCGGCGACTCGCGGACGGGGGCGGGCGCCGGCCGCCGCGCGCGTCCGGCCCGCGCTCCGGCCGAATTTCCCGGACCCATGACGAACCACACCGATTCCGCCTATCTGCTCGGCGACCTCCTGAAGAACGTTTCCCGCTCCTTCTACCTGACGCTGCGCGTGCTGCCCGACGGCATGCGCGACCCGGTCGGTCTCGCTTACCTGCTCGCGCGCGCGGCCGACACGATCGCGGACACCGCGCTCGTCGCGCCCGACCGCCGCGCGGCGCTGCTGACGCAGCTGCGGGAGAACATCGAACGGCTCGACGACGGCGTCGCGCTGTCGCACGCGCTCGAAGACGTGACGCGGATGCAGACGGATTCCCACGAACACGTGCTGCTCGGCTCGATGCAGCCGATGCTCGCGCTGCTGCGCACGCAGTCGGACGCAGACAGCGCGGCGATCCGCAAGGTCGTCGCGACGCTGACGTCGGGGATGGAGTTCGACCTGCGCACGTTTCCGGACGAGCAGGCGGGGCAGGTGGCCGCGCTGCCGTCGCGCGAGCTGCTCGATCGCTACACGTATCTCGTCGCCGGCTGCGTCGGCGAGTTCTGGACCGACATGACCGGCATGCACACGCGGGCCGCGCGGCGCTGGGACCTGCCGGACATGCGGGAGAAGGGCATCCGCTTCGGCAAGGCGCTGCAGATGACCAACATCCTGCGCGACTGCGCGAAGGACCTGCGGATCGGCCGCTGTTACCTGCCGCAGGAGGTGCTGGACGCCCATGGGCTCGGCGTGCCGGACCTGCTGGCGCCGGATGCGTCGCCGCGCGCGCGGGCCGTGCTGTTTGACCTGCTGCGCGTCGCGCTCGCGCAGTACCGCGACGCATGCCTGTACACGGTCGCGATTCCGCGACGCTTCGTGCGGCTGCGGCTGGCGTGCCTGTGGCCGATCCTGATCGGTCTCGAGACGCTGAAACTGCTCGCCGCCCATGATGCGTGGCTCGATCCGGCGCGGCCGGCCAAGGTGACGAGAAAGCGCGTCTACCGGATCATGGCGTCGTCGCTCGCGATCGTCGGCTCGAATGCCGCGATCCGCGCACGGGTGACGCGCCTCGTCGACGCGGTCGACGCGTTGATCCGGACACAGGCCCGCTCTTGACGGAAAGAGAATCTGTGGTCAGCCCCGGTGCAATGCCGGGCGCCAGTGCTTCGACATCCGCAACATTCCACCTCATTGATCACGCCGCCGTGCGACGTTTCGGTTGACGAAATACGTTTGCCACATTCGTCAGCCATCCTGCGCGGCCATGCGGAATGCAATGAAAGCCTGCGTCGGCCGATTCGTCTGACGAGCCGGTCACGCGGGCGTCTGACGACGTGAGACGGGCGCGGCGCACACGTAAAAATGTAAAGCTAGGGTTTTCACCGGGAAACGCCTGAAACCGGTGCCAGTCATGCCGTTGCGGGCGACGCGTAACTGTCTGGTGAACCTTCGCGTTGCGCCGATCATACGATGACCGACTATGCGTGTTGGGAAATATTCGGTAATCCGTCAGAATTGCGTCCGCATGTACTCGCACATGTGTCACAACCACACCAGATAAGAAACATTCTTTGAGGACGGAGAATCAATGAAAAAGCGCGTCGCTGTCGCCATGACGGCAGCTGGCCTTGCGGCCGTCACCACCGCACACGCACAGAGCAGCGTGACCCTGTACGGTATCGTCGACAACGGTCTTGCTTACCAGAACAACGCGGCGCCGTCGACCGGCGCAACGTCGGGCGGTCACTCGAAGTTTCTGATGTCCACGGGCGTGTGGGCGGGCAGCCGCTTCGGCCTGAAGGGCAGTGAGGATCTGGGTGGCGGCACGAAGGCGGTGTTCCAGCTCGAAGCGGGCGTGCGGACCACCGACGGCACGTCGACGTTCTCGAACGGCATCTTCACCCGCCAGGCGTGGGTCGGCCTGACCAACGCGACGTACGGTACGCTGACGGCCGGCCGCCAGTACACCGCGTACTACACGCTGCTGTCGCCGTACAGCCCGACGACCTGGCTGACCGGCTACTACGGCGCGCACCCGGGCGATATCGACTCGCTGGATACCAGCTACCGCGCGAACAACTCGCTCGTCTACATTTCGCCGAAGATTTACGGCTTCACGGTTGGCGGCTCGTATTCGTTCGGCGGCGTGCCGGGCAGCGTGAACCGCGGCTCGACGTGGAGCGCGGCGATCCAGTACCTGAACGGTCCGGCAGGCATCGCGGTCGGCTACCAGCGTATCAACAACTCGGCGCTGGGCGGCGGCACCTGGGGTGCGAACTCGACGGCCCAGAACGGCCTGACGGCGGCGGGCGACGGCAACCAGCCGGCCCAGTCGGCGATCAACAACGGCTTCCTGAAGGCCCAGTCGCAACAGCGTTTCGCCGTGACGGCGGGCTACCAGTTCACGCCGGCGTGGGACATCTCGGTGTCGTACTCGAACGTCCAGTACATCCCGGGCACGCTGTCGGGCTTCAACAACACGGCGATCTTCAACACGGGCGGCGCCGTGCTGCACTGGAAGGCGAACGCGCAGTGGGACTTCGCGGCCGGCTACTCGTACACGGCAGCGACCCAGTCGAACGGCATCACGAGCTCGGCGAAGTACCACCAGGTCACGCTGTCGCAGTACTACAGCCTGTCGAAGCGCACGGGCCTGTACGCGGTTGAGGCTTACCAGCACGCGAGCGGCAACACGCTCAACAAGGGTGCGATCGTCCAGGCAACGACCTCGATCGGCGACGGCGTCGCCGCTGGCGCAGGCCAGAACCAGATCGGCGTCGGCGTCGGCCTGATCCACCGCTTCTGATTCCGCGCGGCGCGCGAGCGCCGCATCCGGAACGCGGTACCCAAACCGGCCTTCGGGCCGGTTTTTTCTTTTTGAGCCGGACGCGCCGGTTTCCCCGAAGAGCGGCGACACACGACGGCCTTCCCGGGCCGAAGTCGCGACTTCCGGCGCATTTCTCCGATCGCGCGCGGCCCGTACGCTTCTTCTTACCAACACACGAGGAGAAGCGATGAAGATCTTCTACATGAACCAGGGCGGCGGCGGGCAGTGGGGCGCGGTCCCGTACCGGGATTTCGACCTGGTGCTGCTCGCCGAATCGGCTGTCGTCAAACAGGGATTCGCGCTGAACTGGAGCGGCGGCAATCCGGTGATGTCCGTTCAGCAGAAGGAGGACGCCGGACGCGTCATTACCGGGGTCACGGATCTCGACGTACTGGCGCAGCAGGTCCGTCCGCTCGCGACGTTCACGATCCGCGGCGACGACATCCGCGTGGTGTTCGTTCACCTGAAGTCCGGCAACGTCAAGTATGCGACCGATGCGCTCAACGCGGCGGTCAGCGCCATTGTCGACAAGGGGCAGTTCGGACATCAGAGCACACAGAAGACCCTCTGGATCGGCGACTTCAACCGCGCGAACGACAGCGAGCTGATACGCGGATGCAATGCGCAGGTGCTGTTTGCCGGCGGCGGATACTCCGATTGGGATCTCGATCGTGTCTATGCGTCGGGCGACTGGCGCGGCTACGCCTGCACCGCGAAGAAAAAGTCGTATGCCGGCGCCGACAACAACCACGCCGGCATCGAAATCTCGATCGATCGCACCGGTTGAGCCGGCGACGCATCGACGACGCGGCATGCGAGGCCGCGTCGTCCGCCCGGCGGCGCGCGACTGGCGCCACCGGGCGCGCATCGCCGGGGTGCCGTTTCATGGTCCTGTCACCCGGCTCGACGGGGCCATCTTTTTCATGCCGGCGCGCCGTCATGGCGCGGCGTCCTCCATCCGGCTTCCCCCCAACGCCTGAAACAGCGCCGCCGTGTCGGCGAGCCGGTCCGCCTGCGCGCGCGTGCGGTCGAGCGCGGTCTGCAGCGCCTGCCGTTGCGCGTCGAGCCAGCCGAATTCGCTGAGCCCGCCTGCCGCGTAGCGGTCGGCCGAAATCGCATTGCCGGCGTCGGCTTCGTGCGCGGCCACCTCGCGCGACTGCAGCGCCGCCGCATCCTGCTCGACGGCGCGCAGCGCGTCGGCAACCTGTTGCAGCGCCTGCAGCACGGTCTGCCGGTAGACGGCGAACGCCGCGTCGTAGGCCGCTTCGGCCGCACGCTTGCGCGCGCGCAGCTCGCCGCCGTGAAACAGCGGCTGCGTCAGGTTCAGCCCGATGTTCCAGATGTTCAGGCTGTTCACGAGGTCCGCGATGCGCATGCGCTCCGAGCCCGCGCCGGCCGAGATCGCGAAGCGCGGGTACAGGTTCGCGGTCGCGACGCCGACGTTCGCGCTCGCCTGATGCAGCAGCGCTTCGGCCGCGCGGATGTCGGGCCGTTCGCGCGCCAGCGTCGACGGCAGCGTGACCGGCAGGGCGGCGGGCAGCGCGAGCGCGTCGAGCGATACGTCGGGCAGGTCCGCGTCCGCCGGCGGCTCGCCGAGCAGGATCGCGAGCCGGTGCCCGGCCTGCGCGAACTGGGCCGTGAGCGGCGGCAGCGACCCCTGCGTCTGCGCGAGCAGCGTGCGCTGCGCGTGCACGTCCGCGAGCGGCACGCCGCCAGCCGCATGGCGCGCTTCGACGATGC is part of the Burkholderia ubonensis subsp. mesacidophila genome and harbors:
- a CDS encoding porin produces the protein MKKRVAVAMTAAGLAAVTTAHAQSSVTLYGIVDNGLAYQNNAAPSTGATSGGHSKFLMSTGVWAGSRFGLKGSEDLGGGTKAVFQLEAGVRTTDGTSTFSNGIFTRQAWVGLTNATYGTLTAGRQYTAYYTLLSPYSPTTWLTGYYGAHPGDIDSLDTSYRANNSLVYISPKIYGFTVGGSYSFGGVPGSVNRGSTWSAAIQYLNGPAGIAVGYQRINNSALGGGTWGANSTAQNGLTAAGDGNQPAQSAINNGFLKAQSQQRFAVTAGYQFTPAWDISVSYSNVQYIPGTLSGFNNTAIFNTGGAVLHWKANAQWDFAAGYSYTAATQSNGITSSAKYHQVTLSQYYSLSKRTGLYAVEAYQHASGNTLNKGAIVQATTSIGDGVAAGAGQNQIGVGVGLIHRF
- a CDS encoding glycerophosphodiester phosphodiesterase: MFFKRSFALRCVPVACAATFVLAGCGGDEITRDPTQPLSAKVQVVGHRGASALRPEHTLASYRKAIEDGADVIEPDLVSTRDGVLVARHENEISGTTNVSTLPQFASRKATKTIDGVQLTGWFTEDFTLAELKTLRARERIPKFRPANTAYNDQYEIPTFDEIVALAKQMSAQVGRTIHLYPETKHPTYFQSIGLPLEDRLVDALRKDPYTATTATIYIQSFEVANLKAIRNRIRSSQPNWKLVQLMDDAAQRPYDFVKANDNRTYGDLSTRDGMREVATYANGVGPYKTSIIAVNTDGTLQQPTPYVRYAHEAGLVVHPYTFRPENNFLPASLKDGGAASVRNTAGSVREIQAYLRAGIDGFFTDDPAVGRTAVDTFRR
- a CDS encoding phytoene/squalene synthase family protein codes for the protein MTNHTDSAYLLGDLLKNVSRSFYLTLRVLPDGMRDPVGLAYLLARAADTIADTALVAPDRRAALLTQLRENIERLDDGVALSHALEDVTRMQTDSHEHVLLGSMQPMLALLRTQSDADSAAIRKVVATLTSGMEFDLRTFPDEQAGQVAALPSRELLDRYTYLVAGCVGEFWTDMTGMHTRAARRWDLPDMREKGIRFGKALQMTNILRDCAKDLRIGRCYLPQEVLDAHGLGVPDLLAPDASPRARAVLFDLLRVALAQYRDACLYTVAIPRRFVRLRLACLWPILIGLETLKLLAAHDAWLDPARPAKVTRKRVYRIMASSLAIVGSNAAIRARVTRLVDAVDALIRTQARS
- a CDS encoding efflux transporter outer membrane subunit, which gives rise to MPPAPRRARPAACGVAAAAVLLIAGCAVGPDFSPPAAPPTQRYTRGEAPATTVSASGAAGNAQTFSTAAHAPPQWWTQFGSAPLNRLVDDALRHSPTLDEARARLDEARRNYVAEAGATLLPSVDAKLSGTREQVDIAAFGLPGSVPPPGPFTLYNASVSVSYVLDVFGGNRRALEALRAQVDYQSYELDAARLTLAGNVVATVIRRASLAQQIALTRRLVDAQARQLRIVEARHAAGGVPLADVHAQRTLLAQTQGSLPPLTAQFAQAGHRLAILLGEPPADADLPDVSLDALALPAALPVTLPSTLARERPDIRAAEALLHQASANVGVATANLYPRFAISAGAGSERMRIADLVNSLNIWNIGLNLTQPLFHGGELRARKRAAEAAYDAAFAVYRQTVLQALQQVADALRAVEQDAAALQSREVAAHEADAGNAISADRYAAGGLSEFGWLDAQRQALQTALDRTRAQADRLADTAALFQALGGSRMEDAAP